A single window of Panulirus ornatus isolate Po-2019 chromosome 52, ASM3632096v1, whole genome shotgun sequence DNA harbors:
- the LOC139765056 gene encoding aminopeptidase N-like isoform X2 — protein sequence MWSFSRMHRAYQGAVVHWLLLRLLLALAPASAHRRLRVQLPIPIINNSLEPVLGQDRTDTNSVRAEENLQTTFPSTRTPPHLDAPGKTRTEGTSEPQLIIITEDPPQNELGYRLPRALQPLHYNITVQPFINGNYSIHGSVQIDMVVLQATDNITLHVLDLDVQLNTVKLTPAGGSLPAITHFSSDKVRQVFLIHLNETLQPGRRLRCSMDYIARLNESRGFYATKYTDNLGHERNILSTFFQTTFARKAFPCFDEPGMKATFQLHVVREENMTAISNMPLLTTTPMADQDGWVMDHFDVSPPMSTYHLILIVSQLEYVDATSHGNIPIRVWARPEVLRHTTFIQEIASKLLAFVEEYLSVRYPLPKLDFVAVPGNIKTAFEGWGIILAYDEFFLVHDPATDDESHKQDILNIQAHEVAHQWFGDLVTPDWWNDIWLSEGFASYLHHLAVNHLSPMNNTVEEDILETTQAILYEDSWESHSINLPVFRPEEIEYIFNSIAYYKGTCIIHMMSHILSKDTFRMGITDFLNTWKYKNARQDDLWRHLTQAGHQQGTLASGMTVKMIMDTWTLQSGYPLITVVRSPDGTSATVYQERFHLSVDGNSTDGRFDKWWVPITYTSQDTANFSDTQVKIWMKDTETQIRIPSLPSRDHWVIFNLQEINFYRVNYDDHNWKLLIHQLMTDHQAIHLTNRAQLIDDALDLALAGKLPYKTALDVTEYLVNETNELPWAACFNNIELIESLLKDTPAYTGIQKYLLSLLVPLFKVIGIENVSLTQDIQKQHSEMVKWACSLDHPDCIHLAQTLYWQWMKNLEDIQ from the exons ATGTGGTCTTTTAGCAGGATGCACCGTGCTTACCAGGGTGCGGTGGTCCACTGGCTCCTCCTCCGTCTGCTGTTGGCTCTGGCACCAGCCTCAGCCCATCGCAGACTGAGGGTCCAGCTCCCCATCCCGATCATCAACAACTCG CTTGAGCCAGTGCTGGGTCAAGACCGGACAGACACTAATTCTGTCCGAGCAGAGGAGAATTTGCAGACAACATTTCCATCCACGAGAACACCACCACATTTGGATGCTCCGGGCAAGACTCGTACAGAGGGAACCTCGGAACCTCAGCTGATCATAATTACAGAAGATCCTCCCCAGAACGAACTGGGCTACCGTCTACCACGAGCCCTGCAACCCCTTCACTATAACATAACGGTTCAGCCCTTCATCAACGGCAACTACAGCATCCACGGGTCTGTGCAGATAGACATGGTGGTACTACAGGCCACCGACAATATTACGCTCCACGTTCTGGACTTAGACGTTCAGCTCAATACTGTTAAG CTGACACCAGCAGGTGGCTCGCTTCCCGCCATCACTCACTTCTCGTCAGACAAGGTCCGTCAGGTCTTCCTGATCCATCTGAATGAGACACTGCAGCCAGGCAGGAGACTTCGCTGCTCCATGGACTACATTGCCAGACTCAACGAGTCCAGAGGCTTCTACGCCACCAAATACACTGACAACCTCGGTCATGAAAG GAACATCTTGAGCACCTTCTTCCAGACCACCTTTGCCAGGAAGGCCTTCCCATGTTTCGATGAGCCTGGAATGAAGGCTACCTTCCAGCTTCACGTAGTGAGAGAGGAGAACATGACGGCCATCTCCAACATGCCATTACTCACTACTACCCCCAT GGCTGATCAAGATGGTTGGGTTATGGACCACTTTGATGTAAGTCCACCAATGTCCACCTACCATCTAATTCTCATCGTCTCGCAACTCGAGTATGTGGATGCGACCAGCCATGGTAACATTCCCATACGAG TGTGGGCGAGGCCTGAAGTTCTCCGCCATACTACATTCATACAAGAAATTGCCTCAAAGTTACTTGCTTTTGTGGAGGAATACCTGAGCGTGCGGTACCCACTGCCCAAACTGGACTTTGTGGCCGTACCAGGCAATATCAAGACTGCCTTTGAAGGCTGGGGAATCATCCTGGCTTATGA CGAGTTCTTCTTGGTGCACGACCCAGCAACAGATGATGAGTCACACAAGCAGGATATTCTGAATATACAAGCACATGAAGTGGCCCACCAGTGGTTCGGTGACCTGGTCACACCGGACTGGTGGAACGACATCTGGCTCAGTGAGGGATTTGCTTCCTACCTACATCATCTTGCTGTCAATCAT CTGAgtccaatgaacaacacagtggAGGAAGATATATTGGAGACCACACAGGCAATCCTCTATGAGGACAGTTGGGAATCCCACTCTATCAACCTTCCTGTCTTTCGACCAGAGGAGATAGAGTATATATTTAACAGCATCGCGTATTATAAAG GTACGTGCATCATCCACATGATGAGCCACATCCTCTCGAAAGACACCTTCAGGATGGGCATCACTGACTTCCTTAATACCTG GAAATACAAGAACGCCAGACAGGATGACCTGTGGCGCCACCTGACACAAGCAGGTCATCAGCAGGGCACGTTGGCCTCAGGCATGACCGTGAAGATGATCATGGACACCTGGACCCTGCAGTCTGGCTACCCTCTCATAACTGTTGTGAGGAGCCCAGACGGCACCTCTGCTACTGTGTATCAG GAGAGGTTCCACCTATCAGTGGATGGCAACTCTACTGACGGCCGCTTCGACAAGTGGTGGGTGCCGATAACATACACAAGTCAGGACACAGCCAACTTCAGCGACACTCAGGTCAAGATCTGGATGAAGGACACTGAGACACAGATCAGGATCCCCTCCTTGCCAAGCAGGGATCACTGGGTCATCTTCAACCTGCAGGAAATAAATTTCTACCGAGTGAACTACGATGATCATAACTGGAAGCTGCTCATCCATCAGCTCATGACTGACCACCAGGCGATTCATCTCACAAATCGAGCCCAATTGATTGATGATGCGCTGGACCTGGCACTGGCTG GGAAATTACCTTACAAGACCGCCCTCGATGTCACAGAATATTTGGTGAATGAAACAAATGAATTACCCTGGGCAGCCTGTTTTAACAACATAGAGCTTATAGAGTCACTGTTGAAGGATACTCCAGCATACACAGGCATTCAG AAGTACCTCTTGTCGTTGCTCGTTCCACTGTTCAAGGTAATTGGCATAGAAAATGTTTCTCTAACTCAAGATATCCAAAAGCAGCATTCTGAGATGGTGAAGTGGGCATGCAGCCTCGATCATCCAGACTGCATCCACCTCGCCCAGACTCTCTATTGGCAGTGGATGAAGAATCTCGAGGACATCCAGTAA
- the LOC139765056 gene encoding aminopeptidase N-like isoform X1, whose translation MWSFSRMHRAYQGAVVHWLLLRLLLALAPASAHRRLRVQLPIPIINNSLEPVLGQDRTDTNSVRAEENLQTTFPSTRTPPHLDAPGKTRTEGTSEPQLIIITEDPPQNELGYRLPRALQPLHYNITVQPFINGNYSIHGSVQIDMVVLQATDNITLHVLDLDVQLNTVKLTPAGGSLPAITHFSSDKVRQVFLIHLNETLQPGRRLRCSMDYIARLNESRGFYATKYTDNLGHERNILSTFFQTTFARKAFPCFDEPGMKATFQLHVVREENMTAISNMPLLTTTPMADQDGWVMDHFDVSPPMSTYHLILIVSQLEYVDATSHGNIPIRVWARPEVLRHTTFIQEIASKLLAFVEEYLSVRYPLPKLDFVAVPGNIKTAFEGWGIILAYDEFFLVHDPATDDESHKQDILNIQAHEVAHQWFGDLVTPDWWNDIWLSEGFASYLHHLAVNHLSPMNNTVEEDILETTQAILYEDSWESHSINLPVFRPEEIEYIFNSIAYYKGTCIIHMMSHILSKDTFRMGITDFLNTWKYKNARQDDLWRHLTQAGHQQGTLASGMTVKMIMDTWTLQSGYPLITVVRSPDGTSATVYQERFHLSVDGNSTDGRFDKWWVPITYTSQDTANFSDTQVKIWMKDTETQIRIPSLPSRDHWVIFNLQEINFYRVNYDDHNWKLLIHQLMTDHQAIHLTNRAQLIDDALDLALAGKLPYKTALDVTEYLVNETNELPWAACFNNIELIESLLKDTPAYTGIQKYLLSLLVPLFKVIGIENVSLTQDIQKQHSEMVKWACSLDHPDCIHLAQTLYWQWMKNLEDIQLVSADVLETVYCTAIAHGGEEEWQFAWKQYFQTSDDQHKDLILRALGCSRDPLVKAGYLHMAFTPGVNLRQQDPFQVFSSVASQVPGQHIAWNFLLKNWENVTAMFGKDDDVVNHFLKTATKYFNSRRDLTQLEVFVKTNKNEPSVVRASESVIHQTNFNIAWMDKNYDTVCEWLNDHGFPTSPLPS comes from the exons ATGTGGTCTTTTAGCAGGATGCACCGTGCTTACCAGGGTGCGGTGGTCCACTGGCTCCTCCTCCGTCTGCTGTTGGCTCTGGCACCAGCCTCAGCCCATCGCAGACTGAGGGTCCAGCTCCCCATCCCGATCATCAACAACTCG CTTGAGCCAGTGCTGGGTCAAGACCGGACAGACACTAATTCTGTCCGAGCAGAGGAGAATTTGCAGACAACATTTCCATCCACGAGAACACCACCACATTTGGATGCTCCGGGCAAGACTCGTACAGAGGGAACCTCGGAACCTCAGCTGATCATAATTACAGAAGATCCTCCCCAGAACGAACTGGGCTACCGTCTACCACGAGCCCTGCAACCCCTTCACTATAACATAACGGTTCAGCCCTTCATCAACGGCAACTACAGCATCCACGGGTCTGTGCAGATAGACATGGTGGTACTACAGGCCACCGACAATATTACGCTCCACGTTCTGGACTTAGACGTTCAGCTCAATACTGTTAAG CTGACACCAGCAGGTGGCTCGCTTCCCGCCATCACTCACTTCTCGTCAGACAAGGTCCGTCAGGTCTTCCTGATCCATCTGAATGAGACACTGCAGCCAGGCAGGAGACTTCGCTGCTCCATGGACTACATTGCCAGACTCAACGAGTCCAGAGGCTTCTACGCCACCAAATACACTGACAACCTCGGTCATGAAAG GAACATCTTGAGCACCTTCTTCCAGACCACCTTTGCCAGGAAGGCCTTCCCATGTTTCGATGAGCCTGGAATGAAGGCTACCTTCCAGCTTCACGTAGTGAGAGAGGAGAACATGACGGCCATCTCCAACATGCCATTACTCACTACTACCCCCAT GGCTGATCAAGATGGTTGGGTTATGGACCACTTTGATGTAAGTCCACCAATGTCCACCTACCATCTAATTCTCATCGTCTCGCAACTCGAGTATGTGGATGCGACCAGCCATGGTAACATTCCCATACGAG TGTGGGCGAGGCCTGAAGTTCTCCGCCATACTACATTCATACAAGAAATTGCCTCAAAGTTACTTGCTTTTGTGGAGGAATACCTGAGCGTGCGGTACCCACTGCCCAAACTGGACTTTGTGGCCGTACCAGGCAATATCAAGACTGCCTTTGAAGGCTGGGGAATCATCCTGGCTTATGA CGAGTTCTTCTTGGTGCACGACCCAGCAACAGATGATGAGTCACACAAGCAGGATATTCTGAATATACAAGCACATGAAGTGGCCCACCAGTGGTTCGGTGACCTGGTCACACCGGACTGGTGGAACGACATCTGGCTCAGTGAGGGATTTGCTTCCTACCTACATCATCTTGCTGTCAATCAT CTGAgtccaatgaacaacacagtggAGGAAGATATATTGGAGACCACACAGGCAATCCTCTATGAGGACAGTTGGGAATCCCACTCTATCAACCTTCCTGTCTTTCGACCAGAGGAGATAGAGTATATATTTAACAGCATCGCGTATTATAAAG GTACGTGCATCATCCACATGATGAGCCACATCCTCTCGAAAGACACCTTCAGGATGGGCATCACTGACTTCCTTAATACCTG GAAATACAAGAACGCCAGACAGGATGACCTGTGGCGCCACCTGACACAAGCAGGTCATCAGCAGGGCACGTTGGCCTCAGGCATGACCGTGAAGATGATCATGGACACCTGGACCCTGCAGTCTGGCTACCCTCTCATAACTGTTGTGAGGAGCCCAGACGGCACCTCTGCTACTGTGTATCAG GAGAGGTTCCACCTATCAGTGGATGGCAACTCTACTGACGGCCGCTTCGACAAGTGGTGGGTGCCGATAACATACACAAGTCAGGACACAGCCAACTTCAGCGACACTCAGGTCAAGATCTGGATGAAGGACACTGAGACACAGATCAGGATCCCCTCCTTGCCAAGCAGGGATCACTGGGTCATCTTCAACCTGCAGGAAATAAATTTCTACCGAGTGAACTACGATGATCATAACTGGAAGCTGCTCATCCATCAGCTCATGACTGACCACCAGGCGATTCATCTCACAAATCGAGCCCAATTGATTGATGATGCGCTGGACCTGGCACTGGCTG GGAAATTACCTTACAAGACCGCCCTCGATGTCACAGAATATTTGGTGAATGAAACAAATGAATTACCCTGGGCAGCCTGTTTTAACAACATAGAGCTTATAGAGTCACTGTTGAAGGATACTCCAGCATACACAGGCATTCAG AAGTACCTCTTGTCGTTGCTCGTTCCACTGTTCAAGGTAATTGGCATAGAAAATGTTTCTCTAACTCAAGATATCCAAAAGCAGCATTCTGAGATGGTGAAGTGGGCATGCAGCCTCGATCATCCAGACTGCATCCACCTCGCCCAGACTCTCTATTGGCAGTGGATGAAGAATCTCGAGGACATCCA GTTAGTCTCAGCTGATGTACTGGAGACAGTGTACTGCACGGCCATAGCCcacggaggagaggaggaatggCAGTTTGCATGGAAGCAATACTTCCAGACCAGCGATGACCAACATAAAGACCTCATCCTGAGGGCACTTGGCTGCAGCAGAGATCCTTTGGTCAAGGCTGG GTACTTACACATGGCCTTCACCCCAGGGGTCAACCTGAGACAACAGGATCCCTTCCAAGTTTTCAGTTCGGTTGCATCACAAGTTCCAGGACAGCATATCGCATGGAACTTCTTGCTGAAGAACTGGGAGAACGTCACCGCCAT GTTTGGCaaggatgatgatgttgtgaacCACTTTCTTAAGACAGCCACCAAGTACTTCAACAGCAGACGTGATCTGACACAG CTGGAAGTATTTGTGAAGACAAACAAGAACGAGCCAAGTGTTGTGAGGGCGTCAGAGTCAGTGATCCATCAGACCAACTTCAACATCGCCTGGATGGACAAGAACTATGACACAGTGTGTGAGTGGCTCAACGACCATGGCTTCCCCACCAGTCCACTCCCCTCGTGa